A stretch of Alkalicella caledoniensis DNA encodes these proteins:
- a CDS encoding ABC transporter ATP-binding protein encodes MLEVNNLVKNYGKKEAVKNISLKIKPGEIYGFLGHNGAGKTTTIKACTGLVKPTSGVVKICGYDIVSQPLEAKKNFGYVPENPYLYNKLTGMEFLNVVSDVYMKRKNNDTVRKINSLLEELQLTNDADKLIGTYSHGMRRKITICAALLHNPSVVFLDEPTTGLDASSARAAKDLFRKYADEGSAVLFTTHVLEIAEKICDRIGIIYQGELLAEGSFEELKRKYKAYGSTLEDIFLGITDIKKEG; translated from the coding sequence ATGTTAGAAGTGAACAATCTTGTGAAAAATTATGGAAAAAAGGAAGCGGTTAAGAATATTAGTCTTAAGATAAAACCAGGAGAGATATATGGTTTTCTAGGACATAATGGCGCAGGTAAGACAACAACAATAAAAGCATGTACTGGACTTGTAAAACCAACCTCGGGAGTTGTCAAAATATGTGGTTATGATATTGTGAGTCAGCCACTAGAAGCCAAGAAGAACTTTGGCTATGTCCCTGAAAATCCATATCTATATAATAAACTCACAGGTATGGAATTTCTAAATGTGGTATCAGATGTTTATATGAAAAGAAAAAATAATGATACAGTAAGAAAGATTAATTCATTACTAGAAGAGCTTCAGTTGACCAATGATGCTGATAAGCTCATCGGAACATATTCACATGGTATGCGTAGGAAAATTACTATTTGCGCTGCACTTTTGCACAATCCTTCAGTTGTTTTTCTTGATGAACCTACAACTGGTCTCGATGCTTCAAGCGCAAGAGCTGCCAAAGATTTGTTTAGAAAGTACGCTGATGAAGGCTCAGCAGTTTTGTTCACAACTCATGTACTAGAAATTGCTGAAAAAATATGTGACAGGATAGGTATAATATATCAGGGAGAATTGTTGGCAGAAGGTTCATTTGAGGAACTAAAAAGAAAGTACAAAGCCTATGGTTCAACTCTTGAAGACATTTTTTTGGGTATAACTGATATTAAGAAGGAGGGTTAA
- a CDS encoding putative ABC transporter permease subunit, whose product MNYIKWYIQLLFLVLKNSLWKDTKAIMKALSTAAAIIIGQIVLTNILYRNVFANIDTLDEMVKGLLNVFFFVAVIWIYLTSFVQSISTFMQKFYKSPDMNYLISIPLPLNYVFLFKFFEHIISSTKSMLFLFFPFLAALGIWVNAPLIYYISIIPLFTVISIIPCAMGVMVAMIGLRLVPAKTFNIVTPIFTFSINVTFAVLFTRVQDISTTYIVRLIEFLEKPWISDIIPVTGGIKLFYSAVIGEWSSYATLFLLITSLLFVYIAFISSRKLFFEGWAKNQHIESQIKKREAESDNYKDSSSNEIIQWVKAEWKMALRNYEMLVGSAFMLFFYLLAVFTFIYGGLFSNNPLIGVSLLITIASIFNIIAVSILFIPADITKDKNLWKNRYWLLKIMPLEGKKVFNIQCNMFFIPGYIISLGGIIAYSAVNGLSMHLILLSILSMFFILYGSSAIYTSSELLSLSDFFENNTFLGNLITIIFPVLYGFASAGGITLLLAKDFVSGIPIISNISAILNSTIVSIFSGATVATTFLISRLLFIRVWKKLEI is encoded by the coding sequence ATGAATTATATCAAGTGGTATATACAATTGCTTTTTCTAGTCTTGAAAAATAGTTTGTGGAAAGATACAAAAGCAATTATGAAGGCATTATCAACGGCAGCAGCAATCATAATTGGACAGATAGTATTAACTAATATACTTTATAGAAATGTCTTTGCTAACATAGACACTTTGGATGAGATGGTTAAAGGATTGCTAAATGTATTCTTTTTTGTTGCTGTTATCTGGATTTACCTTACCTCTTTCGTTCAGAGCATTAGTACCTTTATGCAAAAATTTTATAAATCACCTGATATGAATTATTTAATTTCAATTCCTCTTCCATTGAACTATGTCTTTTTGTTTAAGTTTTTTGAACACATAATAAGTAGTACTAAATCTATGCTTTTTTTGTTTTTCCCTTTTCTTGCGGCATTAGGAATATGGGTAAATGCACCATTGATTTATTACATTTCAATAATACCGTTATTTACTGTTATCTCGATTATACCTTGTGCCATGGGTGTTATGGTTGCCATGATAGGATTAAGATTAGTTCCAGCAAAAACATTTAACATAGTAACACCGATTTTTACTTTTAGTATAAATGTAACTTTCGCAGTGCTTTTTACTCGAGTACAAGATATATCTACTACTTATATTGTAAGGTTAATAGAATTTCTGGAAAAACCATGGATATCTGATATAATTCCAGTGACAGGGGGTATAAAACTTTTTTATTCTGCGGTTATTGGAGAGTGGTCTTCATATGCTACACTGTTTTTATTGATTACATCTTTACTATTTGTATACATTGCATTTATTAGCTCAAGAAAGCTATTTTTCGAGGGGTGGGCAAAAAACCAGCATATTGAATCCCAAATTAAGAAGAGAGAGGCTGAATCTGATAACTACAAAGATTCCAGCAGTAATGAAATAATCCAGTGGGTAAAAGCTGAATGGAAGATGGCACTTAGAAATTATGAAATGCTTGTGGGTTCAGCTTTTATGCTTTTTTTCTATTTGCTCGCTGTGTTTACTTTTATATATGGTGGTCTATTTTCGAACAATCCCTTGATAGGCGTGTCTTTACTAATAACTATCGCATCAATATTTAACATTATTGCTGTTTCAATACTCTTTATACCCGCTGACATAACGAAGGATAAAAATCTTTGGAAAAACCGTTACTGGCTTCTCAAGATTATGCCATTAGAAGGGAAAAAAGTATTTAATATACAGTGTAATATGTTTTTTATTCCCGGTTACATCATAAGCCTCGGGGGTATTATTGCTTATTCAGCAGTAAATGGTCTTAGTATGCATTTGATATTACTATCAATTTTGAGTATGTTTTTTATACTTTATGGAAGTTCAGCAATATATACTTCATCTGAACTATTATCATTAAGTGACTTTTTCGAAAATAATACTTTCTTAGGGAATCTTATCACTATAATATTTCCTGTGCTTTATGGTTTTGCATCTGCTGGAGGTATAACATTGCTTCTGGCTAAAGATTTTGTGTCTGGGATTCCAATAATATCCAATATTAGTGCTATCTTAAATTCTACTATTGTGAGTATTTTTTCAGGTGCCACAGTAGCCACAACATTTTTGATTTCAAGATTGCTTTTTATAAGGGTGTGGAAGAAGTTAGAAATCTAA
- a CDS encoding ABC transporter ATP-binding protein: MLKLYLWTLSYFKPFMLLTFVYVLCGGAMIFGEVLIPRRMGYLIDHVLPMKSTNILINQIFILGGIVLLILLAKGSFYFLEQIISNKIIKNQQTDLMLKLQKLGFSYYEKVPTGQILSLFENAVRETQQTYTFLFPQFIYCLAQFAVPSIILIIEEPIFFVAAMIGNIIYVFLNQRANKKIHHYLGVETKAAHVSQQSLYDAIVATNELKAMGSKEWFIKKTIEDFNQFRIPRMWSTFWRHFRFTTVGLTLTISIVLFYLFGLDLVKNGELLLGEFIGYGFLMGLVSRGFSVFFYIIPAQYHALNYAKQLYEFMNLEPDVSEDKNSLDAQLDSFDVEFKNVSFSYKRDQPILNNISFKITSGKKTAIVGESGSGKSTLLKLIGRFYDVTEGEIAVGGHDIKQLKLKNLRQNFGYVFQDTYLFHLSIKDNIKFGKPDASDDEVMQAAKRANAHQFIMETECGYDTVVGERGIRLSGGQKQRISIARMLLKEPQIILLDEATSALDNVTEAAIKQSLNELSEGRTLITVAHRLSTIMEYDSIIVLEAGEIVEQGTYQSLIDNQGVFYRLAMRGVENEI, translated from the coding sequence ATGCTGAAGTTGTATTTATGGACTTTAAGTTATTTTAAACCATTTATGTTGCTGACATTCGTATATGTTCTATGCGGAGGTGCAATGATTTTCGGGGAAGTGCTGATCCCGCGGCGTATGGGATATCTGATTGATCATGTTCTTCCAATGAAAAGTACGAACATCCTAATCAATCAAATTTTCATTTTAGGTGGGATTGTTTTATTGATTTTGCTTGCAAAAGGGAGTTTTTATTTTTTAGAGCAGATCATATCTAATAAAATCATTAAGAATCAACAAACAGACTTAATGCTAAAGCTTCAAAAACTAGGCTTTTCGTATTATGAGAAAGTGCCCACAGGGCAAATTCTGTCTTTATTTGAGAATGCCGTAAGAGAGACACAACAAACCTATACGTTTCTGTTTCCACAATTTATTTATTGTTTAGCTCAATTTGCTGTGCCGTCGATTATTTTGATCATAGAGGAACCAATATTTTTTGTTGCTGCAATGATTGGAAATATTATTTATGTATTTCTCAATCAAAGGGCAAATAAGAAAATCCATCACTATTTAGGAGTGGAAACAAAAGCGGCACATGTATCTCAGCAGTCGTTATATGATGCAATTGTAGCTACAAATGAACTAAAGGCCATGGGGAGCAAAGAATGGTTTATAAAAAAGACAATAGAAGATTTCAATCAATTTAGGATACCTAGAATGTGGTCGACATTTTGGAGACATTTTCGATTTACAACCGTCGGATTGACATTGACAATTTCTATTGTGCTGTTTTATTTATTTGGATTGGACTTGGTGAAAAATGGTGAACTTTTACTTGGTGAATTCATTGGATACGGTTTCCTTATGGGGCTTGTTTCACGGGGATTTTCGGTGTTCTTTTATATTATTCCTGCTCAGTATCATGCATTAAACTATGCAAAGCAGCTCTATGAATTCATGAATTTAGAACCTGATGTTTCAGAAGATAAGAACAGTTTAGATGCTCAACTTGATTCCTTTGATGTTGAGTTCAAGAATGTCTCATTCTCTTATAAAAGGGATCAGCCAATTCTCAATAATATATCTTTTAAGATTACGTCAGGAAAAAAGACTGCAATTGTAGGGGAAAGTGGTAGTGGAAAATCGACACTATTAAAATTGATAGGAAGATTCTACGATGTTACAGAAGGTGAAATTGCAGTTGGAGGACATGATATTAAACAATTGAAGCTGAAGAATCTAAGACAAAATTTTGGCTATGTTTTTCAAGATACATATCTGTTTCACTTATCCATAAAGGACAATATTAAGTTTGGAAAGCCAGATGCATCGGATGATGAAGTGATGCAGGCTGCAAAACGTGCAAATGCCCATCAGTTTATCATGGAAACCGAATGTGGATATGATACAGTGGTTGGGGAACGGGGTATCCGATTGTCTGGAGGTCAAAAACAACGTATTTCAATTGCACGAATGTTGTTAAAGGAACCTCAGATTATTTTACTAGATGAAGCGACATCTGCACTGGACAATGTTACTGAAGCGGCTATAAAACAATCGTTAAATGAATTGTCCGAAGGTAGGACTTTGATTACAGTTGCCCATAGGCTTTCTACAATTATGGAATACGATTCAATCATAGTTCTGGAAGCAGGCGAAATTGTTGAACAGGGCACTTATCAAAGCTTGATAGATAACCAAGGGGTATTTTATAGATTAGCAATGAGAGGTGTTGAAAATGAGATCTAG